The Vibrio tarriae genome includes the window AGTGTTAGGCTGCGTCCAGAGTGTATCGGCCAGCGGCTCAAGACCCGCTTCAATCGCGATTTGGCCTTTGGTGCGGCGTTTCGGTTTGTAAGGCAGATAGAGATCTTCAAGGCGGTTTTTGCTGTCGGCACTTAAAATCGCCTGCTCCAGCTCAGGGGTGAGTTTGCCTTGTTCTTGAATCGATTTGAGGATGGTTTGGCGACGGTCATCCATCTCACGCAGATAGGCAAGACGGCTATCTAAGTTGCGCAGTTGGGTATCATCCAATCCTCCCGTCACCTCTTTACGGTAACGGGCGATAAAAGGAACGGTATTGCCATCGTCGATCAGGGTGACGGCAGCGATAACTTGCTCAGGGCGAACATTCAGTTCTTGAGCAATCTGGTGGCAGATAGCTTTGCTCATCCGTGGTGGTCTCTTTTTGACATTTTCGGTTTATATGGGGGCAGTTACGCCTGACTCCAGCTCAAAGCTCGAATGGACGAGGAGTTTGAGCCATGGATCACGCTCTGCGCGCAGCAGGCGGCTATTAATACCATGTCTACCGCTGGCTTTTGAGAGCTTTCAGTCAAATCTTTTGCCCTGACTGGCAAAGCGCGCGAAAAATCGGTACTTTTCGCGCAACCCTATTTTGTTGAGAATCCCGTGTGAAAACTAAGTTGATTACCCGAGCTGGCTATAACAAGCTCAAGCAAGAACTCGACTATTTATGGAAAGAACAACGTCCCGAGATCACCCAAAAAGTCTCTTGGGCGGCGAGCCTTGGCGATCGCTCAGAAAACGCTGATTACACCTATAACAAACGCCTGCTACGCCAGATTGATCGTCGTGTACGCTTCCTGAGTAAGTTGCTGCCAGAGCTGAAAATCGTTGATTATTCACCGCAGCAAGAAGGCAAAGTGTTTTTCGGTGCTTGGGTGGAAATTGAAAACGAAGCCGGAGAAGTGAAGAAGTTTCGCATTGTCGGCCCCGAAGAGATTTACGGCGATGCCAAAGATTACATCTCGATTGATTCCCCAATGGCGCGTGCGCTACTCAAAAAGCAAGTGGATGAAGAGTTTCAGGTGCACACCCCAACGGGCATGAAAGAGTGGTTTATCAATTCGATTGAGTACGAGAAAGGGGAGTGATTCCCCTTTTTCTTTTGTGTGCTGAGAGGTTAAAGGCGTAATTAACGCTTTTCCAGACTCAGTAGGTAGTTACGTAAGTTCACTCCGCGATTGGTGATGCCCAGCTTATTACGCAGACTATTGCGATGATTTTCGACCGTTTTCCGCGCCACATTGAGCGTGCTGGCGATCTCTTGGCTCGACATGCCACTGCGAATAAATTCAGCCACTTGCAGCTCGGATGGGGTCAAAACTTCCAGAAGACGACTGCTCATGCCGCTGTGGTCATCCAGCAAGTTTTCCATATTGGATTTGACGATTTCCAAGCACAGCTTGAGGCTGGGATCCTGCAACTGTTGCCAGCGCTTTTCGACTTCCGGCAAATGTTTATCGCGAATTTCCTGCTGCACATGCTCAGGAAGCTGAGTTTCTCCGGCCTGACTGAGCAGGTTGAGTGACTCGGAAAGCTCATGGATGATCTGATAATCCTGTTCGATCGCCGAGAGCTTCGGTTCAATAGGCTGTTTCTCTTTGGCCTCAATCTGTAGGCAGTAGATTAAGGGGTGTCCTGCATCACTCAGTTTGCACATGCTGAAGTGCAAATTGGCCACATCAAACTCCAGTGTTTCACGCTCATGGCGCAAAAAAGCACGAATTTGCGCGCTGTACATGGGGCCAACCAAGAACACCAAATCATCCAGACTTTCCAAGGTTAAGGTTGCGACAGGGTAGTTGCTGGCAACGATCTGCTCCTTGGCATCAAACGCGACAAAATAGATGTCATGCTGCGCGAGCAGTTGATGATACATACTGCTGGTCAGACTTATGCGTTGTACTTCAAGGGCGCTCATAAACCGAAATAGTCTCTGTGGGTGAGGGGACTTGGCAAATAATACCTATCTTTTACCTAGTCAGCATCTTTCTTTTTGCGCTTTGTGATTTTCACTCTGAGTGCTTGGGGTGTGATTCCATTCATCATGCTGATACTCCGCGTCCAAACAACAAAATGCTCAATTATTACTCAGGGTTGTGATTGTTATCACTTTGTGATCGTTTCATGTCGCGATCTTGATCGCACTAAATACCTACAAAATACCTATATTAATACTCACCTAATACCTAAATAAGGTGAAGAGAGATGAACAAACAAGCAATCGTTAATACCTGTCGAGTCGCAAGTATCAGTCTGTTAATGGCGTTAAGCAGCAATGCGCTGGCGGTGACAGAAACCAAAGGCCCTAAGGGGGAAGCGGCAACGCCGTATACCGATGTGGTGTTATCGACGGAACAAGAGCAGCAAGTGCGCGCGGCAGGTTATACCGCAGCGATTTTGATGCACAGTACGTCGGATTGGTCGAGCGCGTTGATTGAAGGTGCTAAGGACAAATTCGCCGATCTCAACATTAAAGTCGTGGCGGTGACCGATGCGGAATTTAATGCCAACAAACAAAAAACCGATGTAGAAACCACGATGGCCATGAAGCCGGATATTTTGATCTCCTTAGTGGTGGATCCGGTCTCCGGTGCTGCGGCATTTCGTCCGGCAGTGGAGCAAGGCAGTAAGTTAGTGCTGATCAGTAACCTGCCAAGTGGTTTTGAGCATGGCAAAGATTACGCCGGTATCGTGACCGACGATTTATCGCAAATGGGCAAAATCGCGGCGGATCTCATCGCGGATGCGGTGGATGAAAAAGGCAAAGTCGGTTTTATCTACCACGAAGCGAACTACTACGTGACCAATCAACGTGACCAAGCGGCATTGGCCAATTTGCAACAGAGTTACCCGAACATCGAAGTGGTCGCAAAACGCGGCATTGCTAACGCCAACGACGGCGAAGTCATCGCCTCGGCCATGATTACTCAATATCCTGACATTAAAGCGATTTATGCCCCTTGGGACAGCATTGCTGAAGGGGTGGTCGCGGCGACTCGCGCAGCAGGTCGTAAAGACATCAAAGTGATCACCATGGATTTAGGGGCAGCCAATGCGCTGGACATGGCTAAGCAACGTAATGTGGCGGGCATTGTGACTGACTTGCCTTATGACTTAGGCCAAACCTTGGCGCGCATGGGTGCATTAGCAAAGCTCGAACAACCCACACCACCATTTGTGACCGTAGGAGCGAGTGCGGTAACGCGTGACAACTTGTTGGAGGCTTGGCAGCAGGCTCTGCGTCGTCCTGCGCCAGAAGCGGTGCAAAAAGCGCTGAAGCAGTAAGTGTACCAGCGGTCTGCCAGATTACTGACAGACCGCGTTTGACTCAAGGCAGGGAGAGACGATGTGAGCAATGCAATTGAAGCCCGCGGCGTTAAAAAAGGGTTTGATGGTACTCCGGTTTTGAAAGGTGTCGATTTCACCTTAAAACAGGGGGAAGTCCATGCGCTAGTGGGGCAAAACGGAGCAGGGAAATCCACCCTAGTGAAGCTGATTAATGGTTTCCATGCTCGTGATGGTGGTGAAATTCGTCTCTTTGGGCAAGCGGTGACCTTTTCATCACCGAAAGCGGCGCAGGCGGCGGGGATTGCGATGGTTTATCAGGATCTCAGCCTCGTTCCGACGTTGAGCATCGCCGACAACATTTTTCTCAACCATCCAACCGCTCGCCGCAGTCTGATTTCTAACCGTGCTCGTGAGCGCCAATCCAAACCGCTGCTAGAGCTGTTGGGGGTTGAAATAGACCCAAGCCAACGAGTGGAAACACTGAGTTTGGGTGAGCAGCAATTGGTGGAAATTGCCAAGGCACTCGCGTTGGATGCCAAAATTCTCGTGCTCGATGAACCGACCGCTTCACTGTCTAACAACGAAATTAATGAACTGTTTCGAGTGATCGAAAAACTCAAAGCGAGTGGGATCAGCATCATCTACATCACGCACTATTTGGCGGATATTCTGCGGATTTGTGATGCAGTGACTGTGCTACGTGATGGTTATAGCGTGTTGGAAACGCCGACATCAAAAACCTCTGTCGATGCCTTGGTGGAAGCCATGCTCGGCAACAAACGTGATACTCAAATTGAGTGGCAGCGCCCGGCGATGGATGGACAAAAAACGCCGCTCCTTGAGCTGTGTGATGTGACCACCGAAGCATTAGAGGCGATTTCGCTCAAAGTGATGCCGGGACA containing:
- the greB gene encoding transcription elongation factor GreB, yielding MKTKLITRAGYNKLKQELDYLWKEQRPEITQKVSWAASLGDRSENADYTYNKRLLRQIDRRVRFLSKLLPELKIVDYSPQQEGKVFFGAWVEIENEAGEVKKFRIVGPEEIYGDAKDYISIDSPMARALLKKQVDEEFQVHTPTGMKEWFINSIEYEKGE
- a CDS encoding helix-turn-helix domain-containing protein; the protein is MSALEVQRISLTSSMYHQLLAQHDIYFVAFDAKEQIVASNYPVATLTLESLDDLVFLVGPMYSAQIRAFLRHERETLEFDVANLHFSMCKLSDAGHPLIYCLQIEAKEKQPIEPKLSAIEQDYQIIHELSESLNLLSQAGETQLPEHVQQEIRDKHLPEVEKRWQQLQDPSLKLCLEIVKSNMENLLDDHSGMSSRLLEVLTPSELQVAEFIRSGMSSQEIASTLNVARKTVENHRNSLRNKLGITNRGVNLRNYLLSLEKR
- a CDS encoding substrate-binding domain-containing protein, whose amino-acid sequence is MNKQAIVNTCRVASISLLMALSSNALAVTETKGPKGEAATPYTDVVLSTEQEQQVRAAGYTAAILMHSTSDWSSALIEGAKDKFADLNIKVVAVTDAEFNANKQKTDVETTMAMKPDILISLVVDPVSGAAAFRPAVEQGSKLVLISNLPSGFEHGKDYAGIVTDDLSQMGKIAADLIADAVDEKGKVGFIYHEANYYVTNQRDQAALANLQQSYPNIEVVAKRGIANANDGEVIASAMITQYPDIKAIYAPWDSIAEGVVAATRAAGRKDIKVITMDLGAANALDMAKQRNVAGIVTDLPYDLGQTLARMGALAKLEQPTPPFVTVGASAVTRDNLLEAWQQALRRPAPEAVQKALKQ
- a CDS encoding sugar ABC transporter ATP-binding protein, translating into MSNAIEARGVKKGFDGTPVLKGVDFTLKQGEVHALVGQNGAGKSTLVKLINGFHARDGGEIRLFGQAVTFSSPKAAQAAGIAMVYQDLSLVPTLSIADNIFLNHPTARRSLISNRARERQSKPLLELLGVEIDPSQRVETLSLGEQQLVEIAKALALDAKILVLDEPTASLSNNEINELFRVIEKLKASGISIIYITHYLADILRICDAVTVLRDGYSVLETPTSKTSVDALVEAMLGNKRDTQIEWQRPAMDGQKTPLLELCDVTTEALEAISLKVMPGQVVGLAGLLGSGRTEILQAIYGLTPLVKGEVLVEGKPVQIRSPRDAIENGINMVPEERRSQGLVLDFSVFDNLLMASFDRISHALVIDKHQGQDIVDTAIRRLGVKTSGASQAVRYLSGGNQQKVVIGKCLSTQAKVLLLDDPTFGIDINAKYEIMKIVNQYVEQGNGVIFVSSEYAEVGSFCDVIYVVNKGRIVKQIQGQRMTEEELLAAVQ